The nucleotide window cccacctattcctgtcagactctgtctcagccaccaggtaaaaGGTGTGCTCATTGATAATGATATCAAACATgaacctcttttggagctcttgtttgttgaaggtcagggctacatccaactgtgtacagaagtttaggttgatgatcccCAGGGGTTTCTTGcagtgttcattcttatagtattctagaacatctgggtcaccacacATCTTACCGCTCCGCAGGATGAACCAgaatttcttccaagcatagtgccccaactttttctcaggaggtgatttctccagccagcctgtgcacaccacatcagtTTCATCTGACTAGAGCAgttcatggaggagggattcctcagaggtagatttcctggatttctttaataattttcttagcattattgcttaatccaaagttaatATGAAATCTTACcggtaccttgtctctttaaactttctctgtgtgattgactgtgatctctattctaatccaactctcttaggagttgaggtacctattttccagtaccttttgcaattcaccctcacaactccttacttgcttaccagcattctgagggtgatctctcagggtctccTTTTCTGTTCTCAGTGGGACCTCAATTTGTGGCTGATCTCGGCCACCaataagtctgagtattgggcaaAAACCttgagatttggatgaaccacaagatgcctgcttctgtttctgagagactgttcctcacttttattgtgaagcagccttgtatacaaacttccaaaatcccaggtcaaagggttcgcATCATGATCCTAGTGGGGCAAggttaggaaaacaggaggtacctgtggttatattgaaaaacaactcttagagaccctgtgggggctgggtcccaacactcAACAGTCTAAGTACACTTATGAAGGATGATAAACTCTAGGACATGCTAAAAGTGAATCAAGGGAAGCCCATAAATCTGTGATTCCAAAGTCTTAGGTCTCAGTGCAGCTGTAATTACTAATTAAATCACTCAATGACTAGGTGAAACAGAGCAGAGATGGATCAAAAGCTTCACTCCTCCGGGTCATACAATGCTCACAGCTGGTAAGAGAATTAGCATTAGTGTGGAATCAACTGCATGCACCAAACTCTGGGAAGACAGTCTCAGGTCTTAAGTCTCTTCCACAGGCATTGCTAGTTGAAGTCCAAAAGCCAGGGAATACTGGCACTTAGAGAAAAGAGGTTTCCACTGTcaatttaaaataagcatttaagaTAAAAGCTGAAAGTttgcaagaacagaaaaaaatagaattaggTAATGCTAAAACAAATGCTAATAATTTAGTGTAATGTACAAAAATTACCACTTTTACTTGAGTATGCCTTAAGAAAAAAGTACAAattgtatttacataattatacACTTTgtttttgacttctttttcttctttttaccatCTTTGCTCATCTTTTCTTTATGATTTCTAATTTCTCAGACTAATGTATAGAAGGCATCATCAACACCCAGATTACATTACAATGCATTTTTTATTCTTCACACGGCCAGGagtcttttcttctttgctgatttttttcaatCTGTACTGTCGGATCTCTCTCACCAATGTATAAAAAGCATCCTCCACTCTCTGTCTTGTCTTTGCTGAGGTTTCAATAAACGGAATCCCATAACTTCCTGCTAAGTCCTGAGCCTGATTTGTGTCTACTGTTCTAGAAGGCAAATCACATTTATTCCCTACTAGGACCATAGGCATATCTTCAGAGTCTTTTGCTCTTTTAATTTGTTCTCTATAATGGTGAATAGCTTCAAATGATTTAGTATTATTCATGGcaaatacacaaagaaagcccTCCCCAGTCCTCATGTACTGGTCCCTCATTGCACTGTACTCCTCTTGACCTGCTGTGTCGAGAATGTCCAAGAGACAGGTTTCTCCATCAATTACTACTTGTTTCCTGTAGGAGTCCTCTATCGTAGGATCATATACATCCACAAAGTGATTCTGAATTAGCTGTATTGTCAAGGCACTCTTGCCTACGCCATCAGCTCCAACAACCATAAGTTTATATTCACTCATTTTCAGCAGGCCTCTCCCCGCGGCGTGCACCACCTCAGGCAACCGCTGCAGCCTTTAGGCCTGTGCCCTCTCACTTGCTCACTTGCTCACTCGCTATGGGTCCGAAATGGCACGGGAGCCGGACTACGGCCGAGCCAccgtcttcctcctcctcctattctgCTGCCTGCAGAATCGCaacagtagtaatttttaaactagGTCTGATCCAATTAAAATCAGGCAGAAACCTCTGAAAACCATTTAAAGTTTGAAGGGTGTCCAGCCTAAGACTAATCTTTTAAGGGTGTACCCCATTTGCCACAACCAAGCATGACTTAGAtctggctccctcactgaccttcttatttccgtgcatagcagaagcaataacttgttccataatgtggtgtccatctatatctctacaaataCGAATGTAATCATTGAGGCTTTTGGCCTTGTGAGGTGGTAAAGCCTCTTTACAATACTTGttggcatttttaaaagctagtttTCTAAATATAGACATGATGTTATCGGTATCCACAAATATGCAGCCTGAAAGCAGCTGCtgagatctgtgcatatacagctggATCATAAAGAATTTGATGACCTAGGTCTGCATAGGCTCCCGTACCAGTAAgcatttctgagttcttttcagGGTAACCGGCAGCCATCTTGCGCTGTACCATTTGGTNNNNNNNNNNNNNNNNNNNNNNNNNNNNNNNNNNNNNNNNNNNNNNNNNNNNNNNNNNNNNNNNNNNNNNNNNNNNNNNNNNNNNNNNNNNNNNNNNNNNNNNNNNNNNNNNNNNNNNNNNNNNNNNNNNNNNNNNNNNNNNNNNNNNNNNNNNNNNNNNNNNNNNNNNNNNNNNNNNNNNNNNNNNNNNNNNNNNNNNNNNNNNNNNNNNNNNNNNNNNNNNNNNNNNNNNNNNNNNNNNNNNNNNNNNNNNNNNNNNNNNNNNNNNNNNNNNNNNNNNNNNNNNNNNNNNNNNNNNNNNNNNNNNNNNNNNNNNNNNNNNNNNNNNNNNNNNNNNNNNNNNNNNNNNNNNNNNNNNNNNNNNNNNNNNNNNNNNNNNNNNNNNNNNNNNNNNNNNNNNNNNNNNNNNNNNNNNNNNNNNNNNNNNNNNNNNNNNNNNNNNNNNNNNNNNNNNNNNNNNNNNNNNNNNNNNNNNNNNNNNNNNNNNNNNNNNNNNNNNNNNNNNNNNNNNNNNNNNNNNNNNNNNNNNNNNNNNNNNNNNNNNNNNNNNNNNNNNNNNNNNNNNNNNNNNNNNNNNNNNNNNNNNNNNNNNNNNNNNNNNNNNNNNNNNNNNNNNNNNNNNNNNNNNNNNNNNNNNNNNNNNNNNNNNNNNNNNNNNNNNNNNNNNNNNNNNNNNNCTGAcctcatgtacagtttttaaaaagtctgttgcTGTCTTGTACTTAATACTGGTGCCCTGCTTATTGGACAATTGGACCAATTGGTTccccataagagagtaagaactagccgcacccatcttcaatacacccgttccttaccttaatgctggcAAGCCTTCCCAGGTGATCCTTCAGTGTCTGCCCCTCTTTTCCAAATCTTGGTGGGACCTCCAATTGTCGTAACAGCCAGCTCTACAAACTTCTCATGGGTTTaggcaagggaatctgaggattaaataaagacaacacagtcagtcactcttgcaaggagaaggctttttatttcaaaggggagtaGGCTTATATACTAACAGCAGCCccagtgtaaatttactcagatcaagtTCCATGTGGCCAATCGCCCCCTCAATGGACAGATAATTTGCATTATCTAGGAActaggaagtaaacacctagtcaCACGACAGTTAACCCTGAGGGCACTGTGGGCCACCATTAGTTACTAGAAGAACAGCAGACCTTAAAGAGGTCCCCAACAGGGATTCTTTTGTAGCCCTTAGCTGTCGTGGATCTACTTGaggagttccgcctgcctctgcctcccaagtgctgggtttaaaggcatgtgccaccaccacgcaggtaaaatgttatgtatttttttatttcatgagcatttgtgttttgcctgaatgtgtgtctgtgtgagggtgctgggtcccttggaactggagttgcagatggttgtgcatAGTTATTCCATCTACAGGGACTGGtggaatggctcagaggttaagagcactggctgttcttcagggttcctgagttcaatgcccagcaaccacatggtggctcacaaccatctgtaatgtgttccagtgccctctcctagaAGGCAGGGCAGGCACATATGCAGGGAGAATGctatacacagaataaataaatatttttaaaaaacatgcttTCTacgttttgcctctgggcttttacctttctctattctctatctctttctttccttcttacacttttgctggctgtgtggctgcccCCTGGTGTTCTCTcccccccttttctcctccccttttcctctctctcttcttctattaattctctctgcccaccagccctgtctatccctctctcctgtctagctGTTGACAGTTCAACTCTTTACCAGACCAGTCAGGTGTGttggcaggcaaagtaacacagcttcacagaacacagcttcacagggttaaacaaatgcaacataaaagaatgtaacacatattcAGCTAATATCCCgtaacagctgtgagctgccatgtgagtattgggaattgaaccctgggtcctctgcaagatgtgcctgtgctcttaatagctgaaccatctctccaacccaataaaataataattttaaaaattagaaaaaagaggccggatgttggtggcgcatgcctttagtcaaagcactctggaggcagaggctggctgatctcttcgagtttgcggccagcctggtctaccaacccagttccagacagcctccaaaaccacagggaaaccctgcctcgaagacagagagagagagagagagagagagagagagagagagagagagagagatttgatagCAGGAGCCAAGAAGGTGGCGGTGCAGCACATAAAGGCACTGGTTATCAAGGCTGATGACAAAGTTCAAACCCCTGAGGAAGTTCAACCATTCATTACccaggaaggaaaaacatgatcTCCACAAGGATAaccacaagtgctaggatcaaaggcttGAGACATATGACAGTCTTCTTTGTTTTAGCCAATAAAAAGTCTGACTAAAAAGTACCTGtaggggctgatgagatggttcctcagaaagggtacctgacaacctgagtttagtgCCTGTGGCCCAcactgtgaaaggagagactTTTGCAATCTGTCCTGGAACAATGCCCATAAGGGCTCctgcattaattagaaaagacccacaggggctggagggatggctctgtgctgaggagcacttgctgttgtgcatgtgcacaggtatagaccacaaaatatttttgagacagggtctcattgtatatctCTTTCtaacctggaatttgatatgtagagcaggctggcctccaactcacaaaaatctgcctgcctctgcctcctcagtgtcagGATTAAAAGCAAGTGCCAGCATGCCCAcctcacacaaaataatttttatttttggtttttcgagacagggtttcttgatttggagcctatcctggcacttgctctggagaccaggctggcctcgaactcacagagatctgcctacatctgccttccgagtgctggtattaaaggtgtgccacaaaataattttgaagtgcaatttgaaaatcctgtacatatttatgtaatcaaataCATTTAACATTATATTGGCACCTTGGAcaggtcttttttgtttcttcatttgtttattttttagatagggtttctctgtgtagccctggatattctggaattcactctgtatcaCAGGATGGCTTTGTATGCACAGAGACCTctgtcttgtctctgtctcctggatgctgggatcaaaggtgtgcaccaacatcgCCAGGCATTGAACAGTTTgtagcttgctttcttttttgtggtgggacggtgctgggaatcaaacccaggaccttgcacgcAACAGGCAAGAGCcctacaactgagctacagctAGAGCCCCTGTCTTGTTGAGCCAAAGCCTCACTATACACCCAGGCAAGTCCAAtggaacatcctcctgcctctgtctaccatgtgCTGGTGGGcgtgacaggtgtgtgccacacagctTCCTGAGAACACTGAACTCTGGAGACAGGGGCAGAGGATAGATTCTGTGTCCCCAGGAAATCCCCCCATCATGATTACCAGCTGGCTTTTACACAGGCTGAAAATCTGCCACCTCAGCCAGGTTTCCTGTGAAGATCTGGTCTCCAGCCTCAGGCTGAACCAGACCCTGACTGAGCTGCACCTGGGCCTGAATGACCTTGGTGATCCTGGGGTTCTTCTGCTGTGTGAGGGCCTCAGGTACCCTCCACTGAGTGGAGTTCCTGATTCAGCATGCTTCCCCTGACTTCTCTGTCTATGGAGGCCTTGGGACCTCCAATTTCCTCACCAGCTCTAGCTACAGAATCTTGCTGTTAAGTTTTTCTGCCACAGGGCCGTTACACACACATCATTGACACCACTGAAACGGCTCTTCTGTTCTGCTGTACATTTAGTTTCCAGcggaggtgctggagagatggctcagtggctcagagcactggctgcttttccagaggtcctgagttcaattcccagtgaccacatgatggctcaaacatctataatgagatctcgtgccctcttctaggctgcatgcatacatgccagcaaaacactgtatacatgcatacacacacacacacacacacacacacaccacacacacacacacacacacacatatatatatatatatatatatatatatatatatataaattctgGGGGGGGATTGGTTAATCTTTCAGGTCTCATAACAAATAGCACTGACCAAAGTGTACCCTCTGTTCTAtttggctttctgttactgtgataaacaacatgaccaaaggtGACTTCAGGAAGCAAGAGTTTTTGTTATCCTACAAGTTACATAGCTCTTCACTGAGGaaaaccaaggcagaagcctgaaacagtaaagaaaccaaagaaattttCTACTTACTGGTTGGTTCCATGTGGCTTGCTCTGCCAGCTGCTTTTATACAGCCCAGCCATCCTGGCCCAGGGATAtcctacccacaatgggctcctgcaacaattaaccatcaaggtttctctgtgtaacagtcctggatgttctggaacttgctctgtagaccagactggccttgaactcagagcaatccccctgcctctgcctcctgagtcctggggttaaatgtgtgccccaccac belongs to Cricetulus griseus strain 17A/GY unplaced genomic scaffold, alternate assembly CriGri-PICRH-1.0 unplaced_scaffold_1, whole genome shotgun sequence and includes:
- the LOC113838583 gene encoding GTPase KRas-like isoform X3 → MSEYKLMVVGADGVGKSALTIQLIQNHFVDVYDPTIEDSYRKQVVIDGETCLLDILDTAGQEEYSAMRDQYMRTGEGFLCVFAMNNTKSFEAIHHYREQIKRAKDSEDMPMVLVGNKCDLPSRTVDTNQAQDLAGSYGIPFIETSAKTRQRVEDAFYTLVREIRQYRLKKISKEEKTPGRVKNKKCIVM
- the LOC113838583 gene encoding GTPase HRas-like isoform X2 encodes the protein MSEYKLMVVGADGVGKSALTIQLIQNHFVDVYDPTIEDSYRKQVVIDGETCLLDILDTAGQEEYSAMRDQYMRTGEGFLCVFAMNNTKSFEAIHHYREQIKRAKDSEDMPMVLVGNKCDLPSRTVDTNQAQDLAGSYGIPFIETSAKTRQRVEDAFYTLVREIRQYRLKKINGKKKKKKSKTKCIIM
- the LOC113838583 gene encoding GTPase KRas-like isoform X1, coding for MSEYKLMVVGADGVGKSALTIQLIQNHFVDVYDPTIEDSYRKQVVIDGETCLLDILDTAGQEEYSAMRDQYMRTGEGFLCVFAMNNTKSFEAIHHYREQIKRAKDSEDMPMVLVGNKCDLPSRTVDTNQAQDLAGSYGIPFIETSAKTRQRVEDAFYTLVREIRQNHKEKMSKDGKKKKKKSKTKCIIM